Proteins encoded in a region of the Cheilinus undulatus linkage group 8, ASM1832078v1, whole genome shotgun sequence genome:
- the LOC121513752 gene encoding anionic trypsin-1-like, translating to MIGLFVLALLGAAAAAPTDDRIVGGYECARHEQPWMVSINIGYHYCGGSLINDQWIISAAHCWQNPYTLIAVLGDHHIWMHQGTEQYLTVDAIYWHESYDYQTMDYDIMMLKLSHPATINQYVKPVALPSACPNAGDMCLVSGWGNIYSDQVFNPFLLQCVMVPILSDKDCEASYPGMITDRMMCAGYLEGGKDACQGDSGGPLVCNNELHGIVSWGQGCALPDYPGVYTKVCSLLPWINDILNSYS from the exons ATGATTGGCCTGTTTGTTCTCGCACTCTTGGGTGCTGCAG ctgcagccCCTACTGATGACAGAATTGTGGGTGGTTACGAGTGTGCAAGACACGAACAACCCTGGATGGTGTCTATCAACATTGGCTACCACTACTGTGGAGGCTCCCTCATCAACGACCAGTGGATCATCTCTGCTGCCCACTGCTGGCAGAA CCCCTATACACTGATTGCTGTCTTGGGTGATCACCACATCTGGATGCATCAGGGCACTGAACAGTACTTGACTGTAGATGCCATCTACTGGCATGAGAGCTACGACTACCAGACCATGGACTACGACATCATGATGCTGAAGCTGTCCCACCCGGCCACCATTAACCAGTATGTCAAGCCTGTCGCCCTGCCCAGCGCCTGCCCCAACGCTGGGGACATGTGCCTGGTGTCTGGATGGGGGAACATCTACTCAGATCAAG TGTTCAACCCATTCCTCCTTCAGTGTGTCATGGTCCCCATCCTGTCTGACAAAGACTGTGAGGCATCTTATCCTGGTATGATCACTGACCGCATGATGTGTGCCGGATACCTGGAGGGAGGCAAAGATGCTTGTCAG GGTGACTCTGGTGGTCCTTTGGTGTGTAATAACGAGCTGCACGGTATCGTCTCTTGGGGGCAGGGCTGCGCTCTGCCTGACTATCCGGGCGTTTACACCAAAGTCTGCTCTCTGCTGCCCTGGATCAACGATATTCTTAACAGCTACAGCTAG
- the LOC121513751 gene encoding trypsin-like has translation MRLLALLLMVGAAAAVPREDGRIIGGQECEPHSRPFMASLNYGYHFCGGVLINNQWVLSVAHCWYNPYSMQVMLGEHDLRTFEGTEQLMKTDTIIWHPSYDYQTMDYDIMLIKLFHPVEVTEAVAPISLPTFCPGGGLSCSVSGWGNTALDGEEVNMPTHLQCLDVPVVDDRDCENAYPGMITRRMFCAGYMDGGRDACNGDSGSPLVCEGEVHGLVSWGQGCAQPNYPGVYVKVCEFLYWIEDVLAEYS, from the exons ATGAGACTGCTGGCTCTGCTGTTGATGGTCGGAGCTGCTG CGGCAGTTCCCCGTGAAGATGGCAGGATCATCGGCGGACAAGAGTGTGAGCCTCACTCTCGTCCTTTCATGGCCTCCCTCAACTATGGCTACCACTTCTGCGGTGGGGTGCTCATCAACAACCAGTGGGTTCTCTCTGTCGCCCACTGCTGGTACAA CCCCTATTCCATGCAGGTCATGCTGGGAGAACATGATCTGCGAACCTTCGAGGGCACCGAGCAGCTCATGAAGACCGACACCATCATCTGGCACCCTAG ttATGACTACCAGACTATGGATTACGACATCATGCTGATCAAGCTCTTCCACCCGGTGGAGGTGACAGAGGCAGTCGCACCCATTTCTCTGCCCACTTTCTGCCCAGGTGGTGGGCTCTCCTGCTCAGTGTCCGGCTGGGGGAACACAGCTTTGGATGGCGAGGAAG TGAACATGCCAACCCATCTGCAGTGTTTGGATGTGCCCGTGGTGGACGATAGGGACTGTGAGAATGCCTATCCTGGTATGATCACACGCAGGATGTTCTGTGCCGGATACATGGATGGAGGCAGAGATgcatgcaat GGTGACTCTGGCAGCCCTCTGGTGTGTGAAGGTGAGGTCCACGGCCTGGTGTCATGGGGTCAGGGATGTGCCCAGCCTAACTACCCTGGAGTCTATGTCAAAGTGTGCGAGTTCCTGTACTGGATTGAGGATGTCCTGGCAGAATACTCCTAA